From Nitrosopumilus zosterae, the proteins below share one genomic window:
- a CDS encoding tetratricopeptide repeat protein yields MGLFGGKENSEDLMYNAMSLIEKNQPKGAISLFNKVIKQEPENTSAIFNKGLALNQIKKYSDAITCFDKLLEINPKDAQAYNNKGIAMAEMDNIQDAAECYDKAIEADPKHAASYFNKGVLLDKLKEHEEALQVLDKAITIEPRKPNALFYKGIILGKIKRHEEALNCFDKVYKNNPSHMDAFFHKGIELAELGKHENAIEIFDKILSKHKDNVNIIYAKSRSKAELGMDPEALKLLKQAIAKNPKIIRSWAKEEKAFEKFHTNDEFRKIVKL; encoded by the coding sequence ATGGGATTGTTTGGCGGAAAAGAGAATTCAGAGGATCTGATGTACAATGCAATGTCCCTAATTGAGAAAAACCAACCAAAGGGAGCCATCTCGTTGTTTAACAAAGTGATAAAGCAAGAACCAGAAAACACCTCAGCAATATTTAACAAAGGACTGGCACTGAACCAGATAAAAAAATATAGTGATGCAATCACGTGTTTTGACAAATTACTAGAGATCAATCCAAAAGACGCTCAAGCATACAACAACAAGGGAATAGCAATGGCCGAGATGGACAACATTCAAGATGCAGCAGAATGTTACGACAAAGCAATAGAAGCAGACCCAAAGCATGCTGCATCTTATTTCAACAAAGGGGTGCTACTCGACAAACTAAAGGAACATGAGGAGGCATTGCAAGTGTTAGACAAAGCAATCACAATTGAGCCAAGAAAACCAAATGCATTATTCTACAAGGGAATCATTCTAGGGAAAATAAAAAGACATGAAGAGGCACTAAATTGTTTTGACAAAGTTTACAAAAACAATCCTAGTCACATGGATGCATTTTTCCACAAAGGGATAGAGCTAGCAGAGTTAGGCAAACATGAAAATGCAATTGAAATATTTGACAAAATTTTATCAAAACACAAAGACAACGTCAACATCATTTATGCAAAATCAAGAAGCAAAGCTGAACTTGGGATGGATCCTGAAGCATTAAAACTATTAAAACAGGCAATTGCAAAGAATCCAAAAATTATTCGCTCATGGGCAAAAGAGGAAAAAGCTTTTGAGAAATTTCACACCAATGACGAGTTTAGAAAAATTGTGAAACTGTAA
- a CDS encoding SHOCT domain-containing protein, with product MGTSKKSKTSKKGGYIDKFLRRADKAIQEGIKKADDVLDEAVELGEITAKQASKASKEFSEKARKESEILQKKSIERINEGILSAKKMTSSSEEDLRLLEKLGKLRKSGVLTEKEFQEKKKKILSRI from the coding sequence ATGGGAACCTCAAAGAAATCAAAAACATCAAAAAAAGGCGGATATATCGATAAATTTCTCAGAAGAGCAGACAAGGCAATCCAAGAAGGAATCAAAAAGGCGGACGATGTTTTAGATGAAGCAGTAGAATTAGGAGAAATAACTGCAAAACAAGCTTCTAAAGCAAGCAAAGAATTCAGCGAGAAAGCACGAAAAGAAAGCGAGATTTTACAAAAGAAGAGTATTGAAAGAATAAACGAAGGGATTTTGTCTGCAAAAAAAATGACATCAAGTTCAGAAGAAGATTTGAGATTGCTTGAAAAACTTGGAAAATTAAGAAAATCAGGAGTCCTTACTGAAAAAGAGTTCCAAGAAAAGAAAAAGAAGATTTTGAGTAGAATTTAA
- a CDS encoding cupin domain-containing protein, whose product MKKTNIFGTGDQRKVNPDWFTGKTWMKVISEKIKSKDQDIYHVHFEKGSRTKLHQHDGNQVLIAVKGNGSLEIFKKYGTSKTNFKIKRTEKISLNEGDVVHIPANVLHTHGSVDKKKTFSHIAINILPKKNAPYKTTWYESDFKSKVSEII is encoded by the coding sequence ATGAAAAAAACGAATATTTTTGGAACAGGGGACCAAAGAAAGGTAAATCCAGATTGGTTTACAGGTAAAACATGGATGAAAGTAATATCTGAGAAAATCAAATCAAAGGATCAAGACATTTATCATGTTCATTTTGAAAAAGGTTCCAGAACCAAACTCCATCAGCATGATGGAAATCAAGTATTAATTGCAGTTAAAGGGAATGGAAGTCTCGAGATTTTTAAAAAATACGGCACGTCTAAAACCAATTTCAAGATTAAACGAACAGAGAAGATATCACTTAATGAAGGAGATGTAGTGCACATACCTGCAAATGTACTCCATACTCATGGCTCAGTTGACAAGAAAAAGACATTCTCCCACATTGCAATAAACATATTGCCTAAAAAAAATGCACCATACAAAACAACATGGTATGAATCAGATTTCAAATCCAAAGTTTCAGAAATAATATAG
- a CDS encoding two-component system sensor histidine kinase NtrB — protein sequence MGLTSSLKKLNLNLSDLEAILADHSITTVTDNEGIIVYANKKFCEISKYSEEELLGQNHRLLKSGEHSDQFYNKLWTTISGGRNWDGEIKNRAKDGSFYWVKTTIIPVMDSQKNIKYYVAIRTDITREKQMQEKLLHAEKQLDQQNLSLAAKVAMKSSDIVKNERLATIGTMASRIAHDLKNPLTILHTYADMLTPEILSKLDSKDKEKWFRLQNSIFDMHRIIDDVLDFARTSEINKKKVSFLSILRLSMNHVRSSYGIIIKLPENDVTLNCDRRKIEGVMSNLINNAVHALDGQGEIDISLSLDSEFVTIKVKDSGPGIPDENMEKIFEPMFTTKNTGTGLGLVICKSIVEQHGGNISVSNNPTTFTIKLPL from the coding sequence ATGGGTCTTACATCATCATTAAAAAAATTAAATTTGAATTTGTCTGATTTGGAAGCCATTCTTGCAGATCATTCTATTACTACAGTTACTGACAATGAAGGAATTATTGTGTATGCAAATAAAAAATTCTGTGAAATATCAAAATATTCTGAAGAAGAATTGTTGGGGCAAAACCACCGGTTATTGAAATCTGGTGAACACTCCGACCAATTTTACAATAAATTGTGGACTACGATATCTGGTGGGAGAAACTGGGATGGTGAAATAAAGAATCGTGCGAAAGATGGCTCATTTTATTGGGTTAAAACTACAATTATCCCAGTTATGGATTCTCAAAAAAATATAAAATACTATGTTGCGATCAGAACCGATATTACTAGAGAAAAACAAATGCAAGAAAAACTCTTGCATGCTGAAAAACAACTAGATCAACAAAATCTTTCACTTGCAGCTAAAGTTGCAATGAAAAGTTCTGACATCGTAAAGAATGAGCGACTAGCAACAATAGGAACTATGGCAAGCAGGATTGCACACGACCTGAAAAACCCATTGACAATATTGCATACATATGCTGATATGTTAACACCTGAGATTCTCTCAAAGCTGGATTCTAAAGATAAAGAAAAATGGTTTAGATTACAAAACTCTATCTTTGATATGCACAGAATAATAGATGATGTTTTAGATTTTGCCAGAACCAGTGAAATAAACAAGAAAAAAGTTTCATTTTTGAGTATTCTTAGATTGTCTATGAATCATGTACGTTCCTCTTATGGTATCATAATCAAATTGCCTGAGAATGATGTGACTTTGAATTGCGATCGTAGAAAGATTGAAGGCGTAATGTCTAATTTGATCAATAATGCGGTTCATGCATTAGACGGCCAGGGCGAAATTGATATTTCATTATCTTTGGATTCTGAATTTGTTACTATCAAAGTAAAAGATTCGGGTCCTGGAATTCCTGATGAAAACATGGAAAAAATCTTTGAACCAATGTTTACAACAAAAAATACTGGCACTGGCCTAGGATTAGTAATTTGTAAAAGTATAGTTGAACAACATGGTGGAAACATATCTGTTAGTAATAATCCTACAACTTTCACCATAAAATTGCCTCTTTAG
- a CDS encoding COG1361 S-layer family protein codes for MSATKSKNIFLKLLSVSLFAILVISVSPTFANAQTFRSDCSSSTTTRVDADYNGPVFLDAYWTDRSSSSTNSLNPNELEVGPGEGPSTLAAVFVNRSPLELYAVTGYLRLPDGFKPGGTSADPQAKSYFASTFSKSIGDVSQASYFAKLVEGEVFTLYFDVDITDDAKVGSYLSSAILDYSTPDHVRSCKSALLNVPFILPGKVVLDLGTDNKPLTPKVPNPIDFIISNTGSSPATGAILTILSIGDDSNRSSRDSSSSTVTLQSSETELVNLGANTFNIGTIPANGSTRISTTIFPEATSGSSVQNISIQITYGNAYGYKQTELLTTGLVVSPKPSESPIIVSVDTQHDEPVVTAGIVENIMFQVTNNGDDEITDLLLTLSGETTEMKIMGKSKWMISSLPVGETFEFTTDVFASTNLINTPSSFNMNLDYISDGESSLDAANVGVFVSGSIELTLYDVQVSSIGGKLHLVGNVLNQGSTTGKFANIELLSLADIPDVSDISPQYMGDLTDDSSIPFSIPLPVSSLSQGKHPFSVKVTYADDLRNFHEIVFDDIVNVSQIKQQSSNERGESSTLMSTEVLLGIAAAVIVVIVIVIKIRKKKSEIDSSADDLDFLLDNSKSSKN; via the coding sequence ATGTCTGCAACTAAATCAAAAAATATATTTCTAAAGTTGTTGTCTGTTTCCTTGTTTGCAATACTGGTGATTTCTGTTTCGCCAACCTTTGCAAATGCTCAAACTTTTAGAAGCGATTGTTCTTCATCTACTACTACCCGGGTTGATGCAGATTACAACGGACCTGTTTTCCTTGATGCTTATTGGACTGACAGAAGTAGTTCTAGTACGAATTCACTTAATCCCAATGAATTAGAAGTAGGGCCTGGGGAGGGACCATCAACTCTTGCCGCTGTATTTGTAAATCGTTCACCACTTGAACTGTATGCTGTTACAGGATATTTGCGTCTACCAGACGGATTCAAGCCAGGTGGCACTAGTGCAGATCCTCAGGCAAAATCCTACTTTGCATCCACTTTCAGCAAAAGTATTGGAGACGTATCACAAGCGAGTTATTTTGCTAAACTAGTTGAAGGAGAAGTGTTTACCCTGTACTTTGATGTGGATATTACAGATGATGCCAAAGTTGGCTCGTATCTTAGTTCTGCAATCCTGGATTATTCTACTCCAGATCATGTGAGAAGCTGTAAATCTGCCTTGCTAAATGTGCCATTTATTTTACCTGGAAAAGTTGTTTTGGATCTAGGTACTGATAATAAACCACTGACCCCAAAGGTGCCAAATCCTATTGATTTTATAATTTCCAACACGGGAAGTTCTCCTGCAACTGGTGCAATTTTGACAATATTGAGTATTGGAGATGATAGCAATCGCTCATCAAGGGACAGTTCAAGCTCTACTGTTACCTTGCAATCATCTGAAACGGAATTGGTCAATCTTGGAGCTAATACGTTCAACATTGGAACTATTCCTGCAAATGGTTCTACGAGAATCTCAACAACAATATTTCCAGAAGCCACATCAGGCTCATCAGTTCAGAACATAAGTATCCAAATAACATATGGCAATGCCTATGGATACAAGCAGACTGAATTGTTAACTACCGGACTTGTAGTTTCGCCAAAACCATCCGAATCGCCAATCATCGTATCAGTTGATACACAACATGATGAACCAGTAGTGACTGCAGGAATTGTTGAAAACATTATGTTCCAAGTTACCAACAATGGTGACGATGAGATTACGGATCTGCTGCTTACTCTATCTGGGGAAACTACAGAAATGAAAATTATGGGAAAGTCAAAGTGGATGATAAGTTCTCTTCCTGTGGGTGAAACTTTTGAGTTTACCACTGATGTCTTTGCGTCAACTAACCTGATCAATACTCCTAGTTCCTTTAACATGAATCTGGATTACATCTCTGATGGAGAGTCTAGCTTGGATGCTGCAAATGTAGGAGTGTTTGTTTCTGGGAGCATAGAATTGACACTATATGATGTACAGGTTAGCAGTATTGGTGGTAAGTTGCATCTTGTTGGAAATGTGCTCAATCAGGGAAGCACTACTGGCAAATTTGCCAACATAGAACTGCTGTCCCTTGCGGATATCCCAGATGTTTCAGATATTTCTCCACAGTATATGGGAGATTTAACAGATGATTCATCAATTCCATTTAGTATTCCATTGCCAGTATCTTCGCTTTCACAAGGCAAACACCCTTTCTCAGTTAAGGTGACTTATGCTGATGATCTTAGAAATTTTCATGAAATTGTTTTTGATGACATAGTTAATGTTTCTCAAATCAAACAGCAATCATCAAATGAACGCGGTGAAAGTTCCACACTGATGTCTACTGAAGTTTTATTGGGAATTGCAGCAGCAGTAATTGTTGTTATAGTAATAGTAATTAAAATCAGAAAAAAGAAAAGCGAAATAGATTCCAGTGCTGATGATCTGGATTTCCTCTTGGATAACTCAAAGAGCTCAAAGAATTGA
- a CDS encoding RDD family protein, translating to MDESNAEGSKIIIAKWTDRFFAWLIDFIIVSSISTVLIFVSFGSLDYEFEENSFWMENIQYIPTSILFFVYWTVLEYKIGQTVGKKIMNLKTVNIIGERPSLKGILISSFGKSFLLPIDVVLGWFLTNEKRQRIFNKLGDTLVVKIKDVDDVSDIKYLKD from the coding sequence ATGGATGAATCAAATGCAGAAGGATCAAAGATAATTATTGCAAAATGGACAGACAGATTTTTTGCTTGGTTAATTGATTTTATCATTGTTTCAAGTATTTCAACAGTTTTAATTTTTGTTTCATTTGGTTCATTAGATTATGAGTTTGAAGAAAATTCATTTTGGATGGAAAATATACAATACATCCCAACCAGTATCTTGTTTTTTGTGTATTGGACTGTGTTAGAATACAAAATAGGTCAAACAGTTGGGAAAAAAATCATGAATTTAAAAACAGTCAATATTATTGGAGAAAGGCCAAGTTTGAAAGGCATATTGATCAGTAGTTTTGGTAAATCATTTTTGCTTCCAATAGACGTAGTTTTGGGATGGTTTTTGACCAATGAAAAACGTCAAAGAATTTTCAATAAACTAGGGGATACATTAGTTGTAAAAATCAAAGATGTGGATGATGTTTCAGATATCAAATATTTGAAAGATTAG
- a CDS encoding ABC transporter permease: MNPKEILLLSFSALNERKIRTLLTVLMVVVGSSLMIVLNGLSAGQTQFIEDQLNQLADNVLTVTPGQRSFRSVDTTPSIVFNSAVVNKINSLSSVVDVIPRYSGTVDLNSQARVLRTSVLAMNPDDVYVSVPGLEMEAGSVIKRNDPSAILVGQSVAYPDGASFPIVTLGQSLKLTFRYVDTEGEQQEDSRTFVVSGILKESGDRTLDRSVIINENVGNTFLKKSGKFDSLLVSLQSSELISQTEEDLKELFGTSIGISSLQSRLQFRQQFTEGNNAFIQSIGVIALVVGAVGIITTLYTSVTERIKEIGTMKAIGAQNRSILLLFLMEALLIGLLGGTAGILVGMMSGHALSSILSPPGFGNTSNIVPIFHFVDTLYVWLLSVILSISAGILPAWKASTLSPLVALRRE; the protein is encoded by the coding sequence TTGAATCCTAAAGAAATTCTGTTACTGTCTTTTTCTGCATTAAACGAACGTAAGATCCGAACATTATTGACCGTATTGATGGTTGTTGTAGGAAGCAGTTTGATGATTGTTCTTAATGGACTCAGTGCCGGACAAACTCAATTCATTGAGGATCAACTAAATCAACTTGCGGACAATGTATTAACAGTGACACCTGGACAACGCTCTTTTCGAAGTGTGGATACAACTCCCTCAATTGTATTTAATTCTGCAGTTGTAAATAAAATAAATTCCCTGTCTTCTGTAGTTGATGTGATCCCGAGATATTCCGGTACAGTTGATCTTAATTCACAAGCAAGAGTGTTGCGTACCTCTGTCTTGGCAATGAATCCTGATGATGTTTATGTTAGCGTACCTGGTCTTGAAATGGAAGCGGGTTCTGTAATAAAGCGAAATGACCCTTCGGCAATACTTGTTGGACAAAGTGTAGCGTATCCTGATGGGGCATCATTTCCAATAGTTACATTGGGTCAATCACTGAAACTCACTTTTAGATATGTTGATACGGAAGGCGAGCAGCAAGAAGACTCTAGAACATTTGTGGTGTCTGGAATTTTAAAAGAATCAGGTGATCGTACTTTGGATCGTTCTGTAATAATTAACGAAAATGTTGGAAATACATTTTTAAAAAAATCAGGCAAATTTGATAGCCTCTTAGTTTCTTTACAATCATCTGAATTAATTTCACAAACCGAAGAGGATCTGAAAGAACTCTTTGGCACGTCTATAGGAATCTCTAGCCTTCAATCCCGATTGCAATTTAGACAACAGTTTACTGAAGGTAATAATGCATTTATTCAAAGCATCGGCGTAATTGCTTTGGTTGTTGGTGCCGTAGGTATTATCACTACATTGTACACATCAGTTACTGAAAGAATTAAAGAGATTGGTACGATGAAAGCTATAGGCGCTCAGAATAGATCCATACTTTTGCTTTTTTTAATGGAGGCATTACTTATTGGTCTGTTAGGTGGAACAGCTGGAATCTTGGTAGGTATGATGTCTGGACATGCTCTAAGTTCTATTCTATCTCCTCCTGGTTTTGGAAATACTTCAAACATTGTACCTATTTTTCATTTTGTAGATACACTATACGTATGGCTGTTATCTGTAATACTTAGCATATCTGCAGGAATACTTCCTGCATGGAAAGCTTCCACATTATCGCCCCTTGTTGCATTACGTAGAGAGTAA
- a CDS encoding ABC transporter ATP-binding protein: MSSMSQTVKQVHGILDVQNVSKVYQTAAGKVVALKNVSFSIPKNQFVSIVGPSGSGKSTLLNMIGALDKPSRGTVLMDGIDIFKLPDNKLAKIRNTKIGFVFQSFNLINRSTVQKNIEMPGIISGMDNATRTKRAQSILKKLGILKKANHKPNNLSGGEQQRVAIGRALINNPAIILADEPTGNLDTATGEDIFQLLTELTKKYSRTVVMITHNVDLAKRTDRSIYMKDGEIEKDVCN, translated from the coding sequence ATGAGTTCTATGTCCCAGACCGTTAAACAAGTGCATGGCATACTTGATGTTCAAAATGTTTCCAAAGTTTACCAAACTGCTGCAGGAAAAGTTGTAGCTCTAAAAAATGTCAGTTTCTCCATTCCAAAAAATCAGTTTGTATCCATTGTTGGTCCTTCAGGTAGCGGAAAATCCACTTTGCTGAATATGATTGGGGCTTTGGATAAGCCATCTAGAGGTACTGTGTTGATGGATGGGATTGATATATTCAAGCTACCTGACAATAAACTAGCAAAGATTCGAAATACCAAAATTGGATTTGTATTTCAATCGTTTAATTTGATTAACAGATCGACTGTTCAAAAAAATATTGAAATGCCTGGAATTATTTCTGGAATGGATAATGCAACTAGAACTAAACGTGCCCAAAGCATTCTAAAAAAACTCGGTATTTTAAAAAAAGCAAACCATAAACCAAATAATCTCAGTGGTGGGGAACAACAAAGAGTTGCAATAGGTAGAGCCTTGATAAACAACCCTGCAATTATTCTTGCAGATGAGCCAACTGGAAATCTGGATACTGCTACTGGTGAAGACATTTTCCAGCTTTTAACAGAGCTGACAAAAAAATATTCCAGAACAGTTGTGATGATTACACATAATGTCGATTTGGCAAAAAGGACAGATCGATCAATATACATGAAAGATGGAGAAATTGAAAAAGATGTCTGCAACTAA
- a CDS encoding aspartate aminotransferase family protein codes for MNLVLDYTREYKKKTPQSAKLFAKSAKLHVNGVSHNIRFYEPYPFVVKSSTGKNLVDVDSNKYTDYWMGHWSLILGHRQKNVKDALKKQIEKSWMYGTVNMQTILLSELISKAVPVAEKIRYVTSGTEATMYAVRLARSVTGKKIIAKIDGGWHGYTSDLLKSVNWPFTESESSGVVNEEKIVSIPYNDLEASLFILKKHSNDLAGVIIEPVLGGGGCIPAESDYLKGIQEFCKKNNSLFILDEIVTGFRFRYGCIYPTMKLDPDIVTLGKITGGGMAIGVMCGKKEIMEYADTTGKKKSERSYVGGGTFSANPTSMTAGFATLSILKNNKSIYSTINSIGDYARKELTKAFDGKGVVTGKGSLFMTHFVNNGTVEITNAAQAAKCDTRALHDYHFKMIAHDGIFFLPGKLGAISYTHTKQDIKKMVLATSDYLH; via the coding sequence ATGAATTTGGTTTTGGATTATACAAGAGAGTACAAAAAGAAAACACCGCAGTCTGCAAAATTATTTGCAAAATCTGCTAAACTTCACGTAAATGGTGTAAGTCACAACATAAGATTTTATGAACCATATCCATTTGTTGTAAAATCATCCACAGGAAAAAACCTTGTCGACGTTGATTCCAACAAATATACAGATTACTGGATGGGTCACTGGAGTCTCATTTTAGGACATAGACAAAAAAATGTCAAAGATGCTCTGAAAAAACAGATTGAAAAAAGCTGGATGTATGGAACAGTCAACATGCAGACAATTTTACTGTCAGAATTAATTTCAAAAGCTGTTCCAGTAGCTGAGAAAATTCGTTACGTCACGTCAGGAACTGAAGCTACAATGTATGCAGTAAGACTTGCTCGCTCTGTTACTGGAAAAAAAATAATTGCAAAGATTGATGGCGGATGGCACGGTTATACTTCAGATTTGCTAAAATCAGTGAATTGGCCATTTACTGAATCAGAAAGTTCAGGTGTTGTTAATGAGGAAAAAATTGTTTCAATTCCTTACAATGACTTGGAAGCATCACTTTTCATTTTGAAAAAACATTCTAATGATTTAGCTGGCGTAATTATAGAACCAGTGTTAGGAGGTGGCGGATGCATTCCAGCTGAATCAGATTACTTGAAAGGAATACAAGAATTTTGTAAGAAAAATAATTCATTATTTATTTTAGATGAGATAGTCACAGGATTTAGATTTAGATATGGATGCATCTATCCAACAATGAAACTAGATCCAGACATTGTAACTTTGGGAAAAATCACAGGGGGCGGAATGGCAATCGGGGTAATGTGTGGTAAAAAAGAAATTATGGAATATGCAGATACCACGGGAAAGAAAAAATCAGAGCGAAGTTATGTAGGGGGCGGAACATTTTCTGCAAACCCCACATCGATGACTGCAGGATTTGCAACACTTTCTATTTTGAAAAACAACAAGTCCATCTATTCAACAATTAATTCCATAGGAGATTATGCCAGAAAAGAACTAACCAAAGCATTTGATGGTAAAGGAGTAGTAACTGGAAAAGGTTCTTTGTTTATGACCCATTTTGTGAATAACGGAACTGTGGAAATCACCAATGCAGCTCAAGCAGCAAAATGCGATACTAGAGCACTTCACGATTACCATTTCAAGATGATAGCACATGATGGAATATTCTTTTTACCGGGAAAATTAGGCGCCATATCATACACTCACACAAAGCAAGACATCAAAAAGATGGTCTTGGCAACTAGTGATTATCTTCATTAG